A window of Roseburia hominis A2-183 genomic DNA:
GCGGACGACATCAACTATCTGCGCAGTCTGAAAATATTTGACGAAGATTTTCTGGAATACCTGAGCAATTTCAAATTTTCCGGCGACATCTACGCCGTCCCGGAAGGCAGCCTGATCTTCCCGAGAGAACCTCTGGTAAAAGTTGTCGCTCCCATCATGGAGGCACAGTTAATCGAGACTGCCATCTTAAATATCGTCAACCACCAGTGTCTGATCGCGACCAAGGCCGCCCGCGTCTGTTACGCGGCCAAGGGCGATAATGTCATGGAGTTTGGTTTACGGCGCGCACAAGGTCCGGATTCCGGTACCTACGGTGCCAGAGCTGCCGTAATCGGCGGCTGCAACGGCACTTCCAATGTTCTCGCCGGTCAGATGTTCCATGTGCCGGTACTCGGCACACATGCCCACAGCTGGATCATGAGTTTTCCGGATGAGTACACGGCTTTCCGCAAATATGCTGAGCTCTACCCGTCCGCATGTATTCTGCTCGTGGATACCTACGACACGTTAAAATCCGGTATTCCGAATGCCATCCGTGTCTTCACCGAGATGCGCGATGCCGGTATTCCGCTGACTTATTACGGAATCCGCATGGACAGCGGCGACCTTGCCTACCTCTCCAAGCAGGTGCGCAAAATGTTAGATGAAGCCGGTTTTCCGGACGCCGTGATCTCCGCTTCCAACGACCTTGACGAATACCTGATCGAAAGCTTAAAATTGCAGGGCGCAACCATCAGCTCCTGGGGTGTCGGCACAAATCTGATTACCTCGAAAGACAACCCTGCCTTCGGCGGTGTTTACAAGCTTGCCGCCATCCGCACTGCAGACGGAAGTTTCCAGCCGAAGATCAAGTTATCTGAGAATGTAGAAAAAGTCACAAATCCCGGCAACAAGACATTTTACCGCGTCTATGACAAAAAGACCGGCAAGATCAAGGCCGATCTCATCTGCCTGTACGATGAGACATTCGACGAGAGCGAAGACTTAAAGCTGTTTGATCCGAACGCTCCCTGGAAAAAGACGAGACTTCCGGGCGGAAGCTACACTCTGCGCGAGATGCTGATTCCAGTAATAAAGAACGGAAAAACTGTCTACACTTCCCCGAGCGTCATGGAGATCCGTGAAATCTGTAACCATGAAAAAGACACCATCTGGGATGAGACCAAGCGTTTCGTCAACCCGCAGGAGATCTATGTCGATCTGTCCCAGAAGCTCTACGATATGAAAACAGCCCTCTTAAACGAGATGAGTATGGATTCTTAATCGCAGGGAATCCCTGCTCTGTATCTGGAAGAGTATATTTCATTCAATGCGTGTGCATAAAGTTCCAGAATGTAACCGGCAGCAACATTCTTTGAAGCAAAATTCGAGTGTTTCTTCCATGCCGCGTCCGGTATCCAATTCTGTGTCTTTGCCACGCTTTGACAATCCACAGGGCGTGTCCGACAACCCGCAGACAATGAGCGGACTTTTTAGTGGCGCTAATGCCACTTCTTCACAGACAATATAAAACCGCGCGAACCGAAACTCGTTGGCATCTGCTATTGAAAATAATGCAGATGCCAATTCAAACATCGGCTTCGCGCGGTTATGTTTTGTTCGACATAAAGGTGGCATTTATGCCAGCTGTTGTCTGGGGCGAATAAGCGCCACACAAAAGTCCTAAAATTGTCTGCCGGCTTGCGGACACATCCTGCGGAGTGCTCAAAGCTTGGAAAGACACGGATCATCAAAGATGCCGGACGCGGTGTGGTTAGAAATACCGGATTTTGCGCTTAGAATGTTGCTGCCGGTTACATCTGGAACTTTAAGATCATGTATTTCCTCAAAAATCTCTCCCGGACACAGAGCAGGGATTCCCGCTAGTTGAAGCCGACCACCTTCTGTGAAAGCTTATATGCCGCAACGGAGATCTTTCTTCCGCCTTTTCCCGGCAGATTCATCGTATTGCCGAGGATTCCAGCCCGCAGATGATGGAACAGGCGGATATCTTTTTCTCTAATATATTTCCAGAGTTCTCTCTTCTTCTCCAGATTCTCCTCCGTGCCGGAGCGGATCAGCATGATCGTCGAGATGACTGTGATGATCTCCAGGTAGTTGAACATATAATGTCTGAGCTTCCGGTTCGGAATTTTCCACAGGTCAAACGCATCGACCATAATCTTATTCACACGGATCTGCTGATCAATGCGGGAAATCATCACTCTCTCATTGACGGACTGATCGTCTCTTCCGATAAAATACCGGTAAAAATCCACATCCATATAATAGAGCGTCCGCACACTCGGAAGCGGCTTGTATACATAGATGTTATCCACATAGAAGGTGTGCTTCGGCAGTTCCAGTCCACACTCCACCAGAAGCTTCGTGCGGTAGATCACGGAATGCATGAGAATATACTGTCCCTTGTGAAAATGTCCGGCTTCCTTCCAGGTAAATATCCGGTCTTTCGGAAGATTGGAGCAGCGCATGACCTTCTTATGCTTCACTCCCTCTTTCTCATATACATAATTAGCAATAAACATATCCAGCACTCTGTCACCGCCGGAAATCTCCCGTAACTTATCCAGAATCTTGCGGTAAGCATCCAGATCCACCCAGTCATCACTGTCCACTACCTTAAAATAAAGCCCGGTGGCATTGCGGATACCCGCATTGACCGCCTCGCCGTGGCCGCCGTTCTCCTGATGAATCGCCCGGATAATCCCCGGATACTTTTTCTCATACGCATCCGCAATCTCTGCCGTGCGGTCATGCGATCCGTCATCCACGATCAAAATCTCCACATCATCCCCGCCCGGAAGCAGCGACTCGATACACTTTTCCATATATGCTTCCGAATTGTAGCACGGAATCGCAAATGTCAACAATTTCATTTTCTAATCTCTCCTTTATTTCCGTAAAAGAAAACCCGGCTTTCTTCCCAAAAGGCAGATTTTCCGTCACACTCTTACAATCTGTCTGCCAGTTCCATGGCGCGCTTCACCATCGCGTCGATGTTGTAATAGCGGTACTCCGCCAGCCGTCCGAGCAGATGAAAATGCTCCATGCCAGCCGTGAGTGCCCGGTATTTTTCGTACAGCGCCTGATTTTCCTCATTCAAAATCGCATAGTACGGAATCTCTCCCTCTGCTCCCGTATACGCAAACGGATACTCCTTCACGATCGTGGTGCCGTCCGTATCCCTCTGCCCGGTCAAAAACTTGAATTCCGTGATACGGGTAAAATCCTCGCTCACCGTGTAGTTGACCACACTGTGTCCCTGGTAAGACGCCCCGTCGTAATGCTCAAACCGGAAATCCAGCGAGCGGTACGGCAGTCTTCCATACCTGCATGCAAACAATTCATCCAGCGCGCCGGTGTAGATCACGTCGCCGTCGAATTTTTCGCCGTCAAAATAAATCTCATTGTCCGCAAAGCGCATGCGGCTTAAGCAGTCCGTGCCGCACTCCACCGTGATCCCCGGATGGGAAAGCATCTTCTCAAACATTTCTGTAAATCCGTTCGCCGGCACTCCCTGGTACTTATCCTGAAAATAGCGGTTATCATAGGAGATTAACACCGGGACGCGCCCTGTGACCTCCGGGCTGATCTCCTCCGGCTTCTGACCCCACTGCTTCATCGTGTAATATAAAAATACATTCTCATACACATACTGTGCAATCTCGCGGATATCCGCATCCTCGTTCTCGCGCAGCTTCATGATCGGCACACGCGAACCCTCGCCGTAGGTTTCGATCAGCTTTTGCTCCAGCCGGTCGGCTTTCTCCTTCCCGTATACCATATGTAACGTATTTAAGTTAAACGGCACCGGAATCAGCTGATCCCCGACCTTTGCGACCACCTCGTGCCCGAACAGGTACCAGTCCGTAAAACGCGATAAATATGCAAACACTTCCTCCAGACCTGTGTGAAAAATATGCGGTCCGTAATTATGAATTAAAATGCCGTGGGCATCTTTCTCATCGTAACAGTTTCCCCCGATATGCGGTCGGCGTTCCATGACAAGGACACGCTTTCCTTTTTCCTCTGCCAGCTTTCGCGCTGCCACCGCTCCGGCAATTCCGGCTCCAATGACAATACAATCGTACATGTCTCCTCCGTTCTGCGGTACTGCCCGCATTGTCTTAACATTGACCTGTTTCATTATACAGGATTTTCCACAGTACGCCAATTTATTTTTTCCTTAAGGTTTTCAAAATATCCACTGAAAAATGTCCACTTCCTTCATTTGTTCATATTTTATTTACAAAATACTAATAAACTTGGCATACGCTGGTCATATTTCCATTTTATAGTATAGATAAAGTTAAGACAGCAAGTTAAATTTTTCATAGAACTTTTTCATTCCTGACAAGTGCTTGTCAGGTCACCTTGCTTAGAAATAGGCAAGGTTCCTCCCAGCAGATAGTGAATTTATTTCACTTTCCATACACACAATCTTTTTCATATGAAAAGCCGGTGCAATGCACCGGCTCCCTCTTTTTTACAAACTTTTTTATCTTTCTTGATCTTAATCAAATTCCTTTTTTAAATAACCCGCATATGCTGAAAATGCCGACGGAATGGCATAACGCTCTCTCGCATCCCATGCATCCACAAAAATCAGTCCGCCTTCCCCGTCCGCTTTCTCTTCCGGGGTGCGCCCATTTCCTGACTCTGGTTCCTTTTCTGCGGCAAAGCCGGCTTCCTCCACCAGAATGGCATATCCACTCATCCTCCACTCGATATGGGAAAATATGTGCTTTGCATCCGCAAGCTTCTCGATTCGCAGCGGAGCAAACTGCTGTTCTTTTACATAGGAAAGAACTTCCTTGGCGCTCAATGCGCCGGACAGATTCGGCAGTTCATACAGCCCGGCGAGCAGCCCCTTCTTCGGGCGCTTGCGGATTGCCACCTTTTCTCCATCCCGAATGACAAGCACCGTGCGCTCCTCAATCCGCCGTGCCTTCGCCTTGCTTTTTACCGGAAAATCCATCATGCGCCCCTGTGCTCTCGCAAGACACATCTTACTCCACGGACATTCCTCACAGAGAGGTGCGCCGTTCGGCACACAGACTGTCGCCCCAAGCTCCATCATCGCCTGGTTGAGCGCGCCGGGAACATTTTCATCGCGAAGGACACGCCGAAGCTCCTCAGGAACCGTAAGTTCCCGCATCATCTCTCCCAGCTGCGCTTCCACCGCACTGCGGAACGACTGTTTCATGATGTCGGTATCGTCCGCCGCCACACGCGTCAAGATCCGCAGCACATTTCCGTCTACCGCAGGCACCGGTATCCCATAGGCGATCGATGCGATGGCACCCGCTGTGTAGGAACCGATCCCTTTCAATTCCAGAAGCTTCCCATAATCCGCCGGAAGCACTCCATCATACTCCTCCGTCACGGTGACTGCGGCTTTCTGCATATTTCTCACGCGGTTGTAATAACCAAGCCCCTCCCAGAGCTTCATCAATTGATCCTCCGGACAGGCTGCAAGCGCCGCCACATCCGGCAATGCTTTTAAAAAGCGCTCATAATACGGCTTTACTGCCTCCACTCTGGTCTGCTGCAGCATGATTTCCGAGACCCACACGCGGTAAGGCTCCGGTCTCTCACGCCACGGGAGCACCCGCGCGTGATCTACAAACCACGCAAGCAGAGGCTCTGCCAACTGGTTCAGATGATAATTATCCAGCATTCTCTTCTCCGTCTCTACTGTCAAGCGTTTAAATCCAGGTCAAACTGCGCCACAAACGCCGCAATTTTTTCCAGACATTTCTTTATCACATCCTTGGAATACGCATAGGAACACCGGATGTATCCCTCGCCGCAGCTTCCAAAGGCATCTCCCGGTATCACCGCCACCTTCTGCTCCTGCAAAAGCCGGCTGCAGAATTCCATCGAGGTGAGCCCGATCTCTTTGATCGACGGGAACACATAGAACGCTCCCTCCGGCTCAACCACCTTAAGTCCCATCGCCCGGAATCCGTCCACCATCAGGTGACGTCTCTCGTCATACTCCTGGCGCATCACATCGATCTCCTCGTCCCGCACCGGACTCGTGAACGCTTCCAATGCCGCATACTGTGAAGTCGTCCCCGCCGACATCGTCGTGAACTGATGGATCTTGTTCATATGGAAAATGACCTCCGCCGGCCCCGCCGCGATACCCATACGCCATCCGGTCATTGCAAACGCCTTTGAAAAACCGTTTAGAACCACGCAGCGCTCATACATATCCGGCAGCGCCGCGATCGACACATGCTTTCTGCCGTAGGTGAGCTCTGCATAGATCTCGTCCGTAATCACAAAGAGGTCATGGGCGAGCACCACCTCGCGGATCGCCTCCAGATCCGCCTTTTCCATGATGGCGCCCGTCGGGTTATTCGGAAAAGAGATGAGAAGCACTTTTGTCCGCCCTGTGATCTTTTCCTCCAGTTCCTCCGCCGTCAGACGGAATCCGTTCTTCGCCTGCAGCGGAATCGATACCGGAATTCCCCCGCACAGCTCCACGCAGGGAACGTAGGACACATAGGCGGGTTCAACCACCAGCACTTCGTCTCCCGGATCCACCAGCGTACGCAGCGCCAGATCAATCCCCTCGCTTGCACCCATTGTAATAAGGATCTCATCCGCCCGGTCATAGTGCAGATCGAACTTTTCCAGATACTCCGCTGCCGCCGCACGCAGCTCCACGGTACCGCGGTTGTCGGTGTACTTCGTCTCGGCGCGCCGGATGGAGGCGACCGCCGCCTCCCTGACATGCTCCGGCGTCTGGAAGTCCGGCTCCCCGACGCCAAGAGACAGAGCCCCGTCCATGGTATTTGCAATATCGAAAAAATCCTTAATACCGGAATCCGGCATCTCCACAACAACTTTTGACAGATAAGATCTCTTTGTGCTCATATGTATGACTCCTTAGTAACGTACTCATTTTAGGATTTATTATACCCCCTTTCTTTCCAAATGAAAATACTGTTTTCTATTGACAAATTTTAGAAAACGCTGTACTCTAATATTAGTAATTTGTTAATTTTTTATCAAACTATTCAGGAGGGTTTTAGAATGAGTGAATTTAACAATTTGAAATTGGAAATCGCTGACCAGACTGCTGTTCTTTCCATTTCCAGACCGGCAGCTCTTAACGCATTAAACAGTGAGACTCTTGACGAGTTAAACACGGCTCTGACTGAGATCGAAGCTATGGACGATGTCAAGGTTGTCATCTTAACCGGCGGTCCGGACAAGAAGGGCAACGAGTTCAAGTCTTTCGTTGCAGGCGCTGATATCTCCGAGATGGTGAACTTCACCGCTCCGGAAGCAAGAGCATTCGGCATCAAGGCTTCTGTTCCATTTTTCAAGTTAATGAATATGCGTCAGGTTACCATCGCTGCTGTCAACGGTTTTGCTCTCGGCGGCGGATGTGAGATTGCTATGGCGTGTGATATCCGTATCGCATCCGACAATGCTGTTTTCGGACAGCCGGAGTGCGGTCTTGGTATTATCCCTGGATTCGGCGGTACCCAGAGACTTGCCCGTCTTGTTGGTATGGGACGTGCCAAAGAAATGATCTTTACCTGTGACAATATCGATGCCAACGAAGCATACCGCATCGGCCTTGTAAATAAGGTTGTCGCAAAAGAAGAACTGATGGCTACCGCAAAGGCTATGGCTGCAAAGATCATCTCCAAGGGAAGCTACGCAGTCTCCGTTGCCAAGGCAGCAATCAACAACGGCTACGACATGGACATCAAGAATGCCGTTGAGATGGAAGCAAACCTCTTTGGTGTTGTCAACGACACACATGACAAGAAAGAGGGAATGGGCGCATTCCTTGAGAAGAGAGCTGCCAATCTGACAGATTTCTAAACATCGTACACCAGGACTTGACGTTTGGTTCTAAAAACGCTACCATATTTTATAGAAAGACAGCCGGCTATCTTTAGCCGGCTGTTCTGGTATCAGCATACAATACATAGAAAGGTGGTTTTTGATATGTTTGACAAAATCATTGGTTTCATCGGTGCCGGCAACATGGGCAGCGCCATGATCGGCGGCATCTTAAACGCCTCCCTGGTAACCACGGGGCAGGTAATCGCCAGTGCACACTCCAAGGAGACACTCGACGCCATTCACAGCCGGTTTTCCATCGAGACGACACTCTCCAATGAGACGGTCGCCGAGCGCAGCGATATTCTGTTTCTCGCCGTCAAGCCGAACAAATTTGATGAGGTGATTCCGCAGATTGCCCCGCATGTGAAGAGCAGCTGCATCATCGTCTCCATCGCTGCTGGCAAGACCATTGCTGCCATCGAAGAGGCGTTTGGCAAAGAGATCAAGCTCGTTCGCGCCATGCCAAACACACCTGCCCTCGTCGGCGAAGCGATGAGTGCCCTGTGTGTCAATGCACATGTCACCGAAGCCGAGCTTTCCGAAGTGCAGGCGATCTTCAACTCCTTTGGAAAAGCAGAAGTCGTACCGGAGAGCCTCATCGACGCCGTTGTGGGCGTGTCCGGTTCCTCCCCTGCCTATGTCTATCTGTTTATCGAGGCAATGGCAGACGCTGCCGTTGCTGACGGCATGCCGCGGGCACAGGCTTACAAATTTGCCGCCCAGTCCGTCTACGGCGCAGCCAAAATGGTATTGGAGACCGGCAGGCACCCCGGCGAACTCAAAGACGCCGTGTGCTCTCCGGGCGGAACGACGATCGAGGCTGTCGCCGCATTGGAACGGGGCGGTCTGCGTGACACCGTAATCACTGCACAGCGCGCCTGCTCTAAAAAATCACACGACATGAGCACAGCGAAATAAAAAAGCAATCACAGGAGGCAACGCATTATGTGGGCATATGAAAGTGTATTTTATCAGATCTATCCGCTTGGGTTCTGCGGCGCACCTTTTGAAAATGACGGGGTTCTCACCCACCGCATCCAAAAGGTAAACGACTGGATTCCTCATATTCAAAAGCTTGGCGCAAACGCCGTATATTTTTCACCGCTCTTTGAATCGGACACCCACGGCTACAATACCAGAGATTACACAAAGATCGACACAAGACTTGGCACCAACGCGGATTTTAAGGAAGTGTGTGACAACCTCCACGCCGCCGGCATCAAAGTCGTCTTAGACGGCGTCTTCAATCACGTCGGCCGCGGTTTCTGGGCATTCCAGGACGTTTTAGAGAAGAGATGGGACTCTCCCTACAAGGACTGGTTTCATATCAGTTTTGACGGGAATTCCAATTATAACGACGGGCTGTGGTATGAGGGCTGGGAAGGGAATTATGATCTCGTAAAGCTGAATCTGCACAACGAGGATGTCATCGCACACCTCTTTTCCTGCATCAAGGGCTGGATAGATGAGTTTGACATCGACGGACTGCGGCTGGATGTGGCTTACTGCCTCGACCATGATTTTATCCGAAGGCTGCGCGCCTACTGTGACACCTTAAAGCCAGATTTCTTCCTGGTCGGCGAGGTCGTACACGGCGATTACAACCAGATCATGAACGACACCATGCTGCACTCCGTAACAAACTATGAGTGCTACAAAGGACTGTATTCCAGTTTTAACTCCATGAACATGTTCGAGATCAATCACTCTCTGCTGCGCCAGTTCGGCCCGGACAACTGGACTCTGTACAAGGGAAAGCACCTGCTCTCCTTCGTCGACAACCATGACGTCACCCGTGTGGCAAGCATCCTCTCAAACGAGGCGCACCTTCCGTTAATCTATGCCATGCAGTTCGGCATGCCGGGCATTCCATGCGTGTACTACGGAAGTGAATGGGGTGCCAAAGCGCGAAAAGAGGACGGCGATCCCGCATTGCGCGCCTGCTTTGACGCACCGGAATGGACCACGCTCACGGATTTCATCAGCCGCCTTGTCGCCGCGAAAAAGTCTTCCGAGGCGTTAAACTACGGCGATTTCCGCTCTGTCCTGCTCACGAATAAGCAGTCCATCTTTGAGCGGAAAAGCGCCAATGAGCGTGTGCTAGTCGCCATCAACGCAGATTCCGAAAGCTTCACGGCGCATTTCGACGCAAGCTGCGGCACAGCTGTTGACCTGCTCACCGGGGAGACGCACGACTTTGGAGGTGGCAGTACGCTCCCGCCTTACTCTGCAGCCTTCTGGAAGATGGAACACTGAGACAGAAGACTGACAGATCAAAGGGACTGACACAGAGGCAGCCGGCTTATCATAACGGGCTTGCAGGTGTCTGGTTCCAAAATGCAACAGGCGGCGGTAAATCTTTGAAGCAAAATTCGAGTATTTCTTCCATGCCGCACTTTGCATCACATTCTGTGTCTCTTGCCACGCTTTGACACTCCGCAGGATGTGTCCGACAAACCGCAGACAATGAGCGGATTCCCTGGTGACGCAAGGGACACACGAGAATCCTAAAATTGTCTGCAGGTTGCGGACACATCCTGCGGAGTGTTCAAAGCTTGGAAAGACACAGATCATCGCAGATGCGAAGCGCGGCGTGGTTAGAAATGCCGGATTTTGCGGTCAGATTTACCGCCGCCTGTTGCATTTGGAACTTATCCCTGCAAGTGCTCCTATCATAAACTTACTGCCTCTGTGTCAGCCCTTTCTCTGTCAGTTCTTCTTTCCCAGTGTGACAGAGAGCGTCTGCTCTTCATACTGTCCGTTGGAAGATCTCTGGATGGTGACATCCACGGTCGTTCCTGCTTTGTAATACTGAAGTTTAGAGGACAGATCCTCCATCGAGGAGACATCCTTGCCGTCAAATGCGGTAATAATATCGCCCTTCTGAATTCCAGCCTGCTCTGCGGCGGAGTTCTCTTTTACCTGTGCTACATAGACACCGGTCGGCATATTGTAGGTTTTTGCCACATCGCTTGTGACATCGACGCCGCTGATACCAAGATATGCACTGTCTGCCTCATCTACCTTTTCCTTCGTAATCAGGTCCTCAATGATCGGCATTGCTGTGCTGATCGGGATCGCATAACCGATTCCCTCAACACTTGTGTCTGCATATTTTACAGAGTTGATACCGATGACCTCGCCTGCTGCATTGAGCAGTGCACCGCCACTGTTACCAGGGTTGATCGCTGCACTGGTCTGGATCAGTTCTGCGGTGTAATTTGTGTTGCTGTTGGAATCGGATACGGTTACCTCACGGTTCAATGCGCTGATGACACCGGTTGTCACAGACTGACCATAGCCGAGTGCATTACCGATGGCGATCGCTGCCTGTCCGGCTTTCAGATCATCCGAATTGCCAAGTGTTGCAACTTTGATTGTATTTAATGTGTCAGAATCGATGCTGCTTAACGCAACGCGGATAACTGCAAGATCTGTGGAAGGATCGGTACCCTTGATCTCCGCGCTGACGGTTGTGTTGTCACTGAATGCGACTGTGAGGCTGTCTGCACCCTCCACCACATGATTGTTGGTCGCAATGTAAAGATTGTCTGCATCCTGGCTCACGATAATACCGGAACCGCAGCTTGTGCTCTGCTGTGTCTGTGTTCCGCCGAAAAAGCTCTGATACTGGGATTCGCTCACATTCGTGATCGATACGATAGAAGGCATTACCGCTTCCACGATGTCAGAGACATCGGATGCCACATAGCTGGATGATGCGCCGGTCGCCTCAATCTTGGTGTTGGAATCGGACTGTGTCAGCACGCTGCCTGTGGCTGCCACCGTGGAATCCGAGTCTCCGAAAATCTGACCCGATGCGAGATGTACGCCCTCGAACACCGTTCCGGATACCAGCCCGAAGACAAGTGCCAGTGCCGCACATTTTGCAAGCTTCATACCAAAGCCGCCCGGCTTTCTCTCTCTCTTTTCTCTTCTCTTCTTTTCCTTCTTGCCGGAAGGATTCTGACCGTACGCCGCATTCCCGGCTCCCTGGCTCTGGTAGAACTGTTGCTGATAACCGCCGTTCTGGTAGGTTCCTCCGTTCTGGCCGTATGCACTGTTATTCTGTGTGCCGCTCTGGTAGGTTCCTCCGTTCTGGTAAGTTCCTCCGTTCTGGTAGGTTCCTCCGTTCTGACCGTATGCGCTGCCATTCTGGTAAGCTCCGTTTGCGCTGTATGCTCCATTGTTCTGCGATGTGCCGTTCTGATTCGTTCCGTTATTATATGAATAGAAGGAATCGGAAGACTGGTTATGATTACATTCATTGTTATCCATAATAATTGCTCCTTTCCCTGACAACTCTTTGTTCTGTTCCAGTGAGTATTTCTTTTTCTCTCTCACTTTCTATGATGCAGTTTACAGGGAAAATGTGATGTAATTGTGACGAAAGTATCAAAAAAGTATGTTTCTGTTCTTTTCTGTCTAAAAAAGGACCTGCCACACCAGATTCCAAACGCCCGCCACGAGCAGTCCCACATAGAATCCATTTCTCCAGCGCTTCTTTTTCAGGGAAAATGCAAGTGTCAAAATAATAAACAGATATAAAAGATCCGTCAGATAATAAACACGCGCACCGGACGCATACATCGTCGGAGAGCAATACATAATCGCCTCACTCGCGATTCCCGCAAGATAGGCGAGCATCAGCGTGATGTGCTTTTTTGACACGCGCCATAAAAACGGCAGGGTGAAAAGCAGCGCCGCAGCCCACCAGATCATCGCAAGGATCACTTCCCGCGTCATCACCGCCATGGACGGCACCTGGTACACGCACGCTTCAATATTGATATACTGCATCCCCATATCCGATAACAGATCAAAGCCTGCATAAGGAAGCAGTGCTGCCAGGGTAAAGACCGCCGCGATCCCAAGAGCGATCCAGTCTCTCTTTTTCTTCTGCTCCTGCTGCAGCAGAAGAAGGATTCCCACAACCCAGATGCCGCATAAAAACAGTTTGTTCTCATTTGCAAACGATGACAGCAGCCAGTGTATCGTGATGAACACATGCTGTCCGAAAGGCATCGTCTCGTATTCCGGCATCCAGTTTGCAATCTCACTTGCCACACGGATCTCATTGCCGGGAGCCGAGAACAGAATCACAAACGCTACCGCTGTCGTAAGTGTCTGAACCAGAAGAAGCGGATGCACTTTTTTATGGCGAAGGAACAGTGCGACAACCGCCAACACCTCAAACGTCAGCAAAACAGCGCTCATCTGCTCGATGGACATCGTTCCTGCCACCGCGCACGGTATGCTGATCAGAAAATATTTCTTATTCAGCGCAGGCTCTTCCCCCGGCTTTGCGAACACTGCGTCCGCAAAAGGCATCAGCGCCCAGATTCCGCAGGTAAAACACCAGGTATAGAAGATGGAACCATTCACCCAGACCGCCGCATAGCCGACAGTCATAATGTTCATGAGAAAATAGCCGCCCACTGCCGCTGCGCAGGGTCCGATCGCTTCCTCACTGTG
This region includes:
- a CDS encoding alpha-amylase family glycosyl hydrolase; this encodes MWAYESVFYQIYPLGFCGAPFENDGVLTHRIQKVNDWIPHIQKLGANAVYFSPLFESDTHGYNTRDYTKIDTRLGTNADFKEVCDNLHAAGIKVVLDGVFNHVGRGFWAFQDVLEKRWDSPYKDWFHISFDGNSNYNDGLWYEGWEGNYDLVKLNLHNEDVIAHLFSCIKGWIDEFDIDGLRLDVAYCLDHDFIRRLRAYCDTLKPDFFLVGEVVHGDYNQIMNDTMLHSVTNYECYKGLYSSFNSMNMFEINHSLLRQFGPDNWTLYKGKHLLSFVDNHDVTRVASILSNEAHLPLIYAMQFGMPGIPCVYYGSEWGAKARKEDGDPALRACFDAPEWTTLTDFISRLVAAKKSSEALNYGDFRSVLLTNKQSIFERKSANERVLVAINADSESFTAHFDASCGTAVDLLTGETHDFGGGSTLPPYSAAFWKMEH
- a CDS encoding trypsin-like peptidase domain-containing protein, whose protein sequence is MDNNECNHNQSSDSFYSYNNGTNQNGTSQNNGAYSANGAYQNGSAYGQNGGTYQNGGTYQNGGTYQSGTQNNSAYGQNGGTYQNGGYQQQFYQSQGAGNAAYGQNPSGKKEKKRREKRERKPGGFGMKLAKCAALALVFGLVSGTVFEGVHLASGQIFGDSDSTVAATGSVLTQSDSNTKIEATGASSSYVASDVSDIVEAVMPSIVSITNVSESQYQSFFGGTQTQQSTSCGSGIIVSQDADNLYIATNNHVVEGADSLTVAFSDNTTVSAEIKGTDPSTDLAVIRVALSSIDSDTLNTIKVATLGNSDDLKAGQAAIAIGNALGYGQSVTTGVISALNREVTVSDSNSNTNYTAELIQTSAAINPGNSGGALLNAAGEVIGINSVKYADTSVEGIGYAIPISTAMPIIEDLITKEKVDEADSAYLGISGVDVTSDVAKTYNMPTGVYVAQVKENSAAEQAGIQKGDIITAFDGKDVSSMEDLSSKLQYYKAGTTVDVTIQRSSNGQYEEQTLSVTLGKKN
- the proC gene encoding pyrroline-5-carboxylate reductase, producing MFDKIIGFIGAGNMGSAMIGGILNASLVTTGQVIASAHSKETLDAIHSRFSIETTLSNETVAERSDILFLAVKPNKFDEVIPQIAPHVKSSCIIVSIAAGKTIAAIEEAFGKEIKLVRAMPNTPALVGEAMSALCVNAHVTEAELSEVQAIFNSFGKAEVVPESLIDAVVGVSGSSPAYVYLFIEAMADAAVADGMPRAQAYKFAAQSVYGAAKMVLETGRHPGELKDAVCSPGGTTIEAVAALERGGLRDTVITAQRACSKKSHDMSTAK
- a CDS encoding DUF6056 family protein, giving the protein MSKKYKVWIFWALMLIGALLVVSQGSYSDGDDAFFYQYTNSMGFGEYLSWRYQTWVGRMSGEAFVYLAFRLGLGFWRVVNAVMLVLLPVGVLRLSEKAAGIGVHSEEAIGPCAAAVGGYFLMNIMTVGYAAVWVNGSIFYTWCFTCGIWALMPFADAVFAKPGEEPALNKKYFLISIPCAVAGTMSIEQMSAVLLTFEVLAVVALFLRHKKVHPLLLVQTLTTAVAFVILFSAPGNEIRVASEIANWMPEYETMPFGQHVFITIHWLLSSFANENKLFLCGIWVVGILLLLQQEQKKKRDWIALGIAAVFTLAALLPYAGFDLLSDMGMQYINIEACVYQVPSMAVMTREVILAMIWWAAALLFTLPFLWRVSKKHITLMLAYLAGIASEAIMYCSPTMYASGARVYYLTDLLYLFIILTLAFSLKKKRWRNGFYVGLLVAGVWNLVWQVLF